The nucleotide window GGACGCCGCGGCGGTCGACTTCCTGTGACGAACGAACTGCTTTTGACGACTGCGAGCCTACTCCGAACCGGCAGAGAGAGCCTGGCCACCGCGGCGTGTCGGACGACATGCACGTGCCGGTAGGCACGTGCGTGCCAGCGGGCACGCACGCGAGGAAAGTCCCCCCACCGCCGGGCAGGTGACCGGGGAAACCCCGGGACGGGAGACCGTCGGCGCTGGAACAGCAACGAGACCGCTCCCCGCGAATGATGACGTGCGCGAACCGACCCGCGAGGGAAGGGAGTTAACCCACAGAACGCAGACCGGGGAGAACGGATGGAACGGCGAATCCTCACCGGTGCAAGTCCACGCCACGCGGATCGGCCGCACGGTAGCCCGGCAGGGGCGTGGACGCTCAGCCGAATGCCGGGACGAACAGAAGGGGGCTTACTCCTCTCAGCCATCTTTTCGTCACGACCGATCGGTGTCGCCATTCCTCATAGAACTCACAAATATTGCCGACTTCCACGACAGCCATGAACAGGCTGTCTCGTCCATAGCGTCCCGAAAAGCCGCGTTGGCAACGGATCGGCCGGAAACGACTCGACCTGCATACGTGCAGTTCTCTCCGCGGACCGCACCCCCATAGGTGTGCCGCTCCTGTTTCTCTTCACGCGCGGTCGGCACGCTACCGGCCATCTTCGGAGTATTCATCGAATGGGAACACGCGAATCCAGCATCGACGTCGCACAGTTCATCGACAATCTCACCCACTTTCACTACCGCGAAGTGCTGATGACGGGCGCGACCTTCGTCGCCATCGCGGCGGCGATCGTGCTCTTCCCGGGGGTAGAGAACGTCACGCAGGGAATTCAATCGAACGTCTCGGGGGGTTTGTTCGCCCTGCTTATTGCCGTTGCAATCCTCGGTGGAACGGTCATGGGGATGCTCGGGTTCGGCTTTTCGCTCATCGTCACACCCGTCCTCGTGAGTGTCATCGATCCGACGCTCGCGGTGGTCGTCCTCGCCGTCCCGCCGCTGATCATCAACGTCTTTCAGATGGGTGATACCGGAACCGGCATCGAGTTCGTCCGCAAGCAGTGGCCGCTGATGATCCTCGCCATCATCGGTACGATCATCGGCGTGGTCTTTCTCACCCAGTTCAGCACCGGCCCGCTCGTTCCGTTCCTCATCGGTCTCATCATCCTCGGCTACGTCGTCTTCCAGATCGTCGAGAACTTCGTCGTCATCGAGGAGGCCCACCATCCCATTGCGCTGGGTGCCATCGGACTCGTCGAGGGCTTTCTGCTCGCCGCCGCGAACCTCGGCCCCGTCCTGCCGGCGTACTTCCACACCTTCGAGCGCGACGCCGAGAAATACATCGGCGGGCTATCGATGGCGCTCGGCACGATCTTCGCCACTCGCATTATTCTCATGACTTTCTTCACTGATTTGATGACTCCCTATCGTCTCTGGCTCGGCTCCGTCATCGCCGTCGTCGCCATCGTCGGCCTCCTC belongs to Halococcus qingdaonensis and includes:
- a CDS encoding sulfite exporter TauE/SafE family protein; the protein is MGTRESSIDVAQFIDNLTHFHYREVLMTGATFVAIAAAIVLFPGVENVTQGIQSNVSGGLFALLIAVAILGGTVMGMLGFGFSLIVTPVLVSVIDPTLAVVVLAVPPLIINVFQMGDTGTGIEFVRKQWPLMILAIIGTIIGVVFLTQFSTGPLVPFLIGLIILGYVVFQIVENFVVIEEAHHPIALGAIGLVEGFLLAAANLGPVLPAYFHTFERDAEKYIGGLSMALGTIFATRIILMTFFTDLMTPYRLWLGSVIAVVAIVGLLLGTYLRRIEIDEQKFTWFVIGLLFIISLNIFRNTIPALFL